One stretch of Streptomyces sp. NBC_01363 DNA includes these proteins:
- a CDS encoding FAD-binding oxidoreductase: protein MNGLLERLRAGLPAEALITDPDVTAAYAHDMASFCDAGTPAVVVLPRTVEQVQHVMRTATALRVPVVPQGARTGLSGAANASDGCIVLSLVKMDRILEISPVDRIAVVEPGVINAVLSRAVDEHGLCYPPDPSSWEMCTIGGNIGTASGGLCCVKYGVTAEYVLGLEVVLADGRLLTTGRRTAKGVAGYDLTRLFVGSEGSLGIVVKAVLALKPRPPQQLVLAAEFPSAATACDAICRIMERGHTPSLLELMDRTTVQAVNKMANMGLPDTTEALLLAAFDTPDPSADLAAVAELCTAAGATDVVPAEDAAESEMLLQARRMSLTALETVKSATMIDDVCVPRSKLGAMLEGTAAVAEKYGLTIGVCAHAGDGNTHPVVCFDHTDADESRRARESFDEIMALGLELGGTITGEHGVGVLKKEWLARELGEVSVELHRGIKQAFDPLGLLNPGKVF from the coding sequence ATGAACGGTCTTCTCGAACGACTGCGTGCGGGACTGCCCGCCGAGGCACTGATCACGGATCCCGACGTCACCGCCGCGTACGCCCACGACATGGCGAGCTTCTGCGACGCGGGCACGCCCGCGGTCGTCGTGCTCCCGCGCACGGTCGAGCAGGTCCAGCACGTCATGCGCACCGCCACCGCGCTGCGCGTCCCGGTCGTCCCGCAGGGAGCCCGCACCGGCCTGTCGGGCGCGGCCAACGCCTCCGACGGCTGCATCGTGCTGTCCCTGGTCAAGATGGACCGGATCCTGGAGATCAGCCCGGTCGACCGGATCGCCGTCGTCGAGCCCGGCGTCATCAACGCGGTGCTGTCCCGGGCGGTCGACGAACACGGTCTCTGCTACCCGCCGGACCCCTCCAGCTGGGAGATGTGCACCATCGGCGGCAACATCGGCACCGCGTCCGGCGGCCTGTGCTGCGTGAAGTACGGGGTCACCGCCGAATACGTGCTCGGCCTGGAGGTCGTCCTCGCCGACGGGCGGCTGCTCACCACCGGCCGCCGCACCGCGAAGGGCGTCGCCGGATACGACCTCACCCGGCTCTTCGTCGGCTCGGAGGGCAGCCTCGGCATCGTCGTCAAGGCCGTGCTCGCGCTGAAGCCCCGGCCGCCGCAGCAGCTGGTCCTGGCCGCGGAGTTCCCGAGCGCGGCGACCGCCTGCGACGCGATCTGCCGGATCATGGAGCGTGGTCACACTCCGTCACTCCTCGAACTGATGGACCGTACAACGGTCCAGGCCGTCAACAAGATGGCCAACATGGGCCTCCCCGACACCACCGAGGCGCTCCTGCTCGCCGCTTTCGACACGCCGGACCCGTCGGCCGATCTGGCCGCCGTCGCCGAGCTCTGCACCGCGGCGGGCGCCACCGACGTGGTCCCCGCGGAGGACGCCGCCGAGTCCGAAATGCTGCTCCAGGCACGGCGGATGTCGCTCACGGCGCTGGAGACCGTCAAATCGGCCACGATGATCGACGACGTCTGCGTACCCCGCTCGAAGCTCGGCGCCATGCTGGAGGGCACCGCGGCCGTGGCCGAGAAGTACGGCCTCACCATCGGCGTCTGCGCGCACGCGGGCGACGGCAACACCCACCCCGTCGTCTGCTTCGACCACACCGACGCCGACGAGTCCCGGCGGGCCCGCGAATCGTTCGACGAGATCATGGCGCTCGGCCTGGAGCTCGGCGGCACGATCACCGGTGAACACGGCGTCGGCGTCCTGAAGAAGGAGTGGCTCGCGCGCGAGCTCGGCGAGGTGAGCGTCGAACTGCACCGGGGCATCAAACAGGCGTTCGACCCGCTGGGGCTGCTCAACCCCGGCAAGGTGTTCTGA
- a CDS encoding lipopolysaccharide assembly protein LapB, whose translation MDVMPQQPPQPPEPSRPPLDDPALYGFSGASALSESASPAELPPLSLRTTLRRAALGVVAGAVLVTGAVVAVPEDGKKASTPPVPGPVSRALTATAAGSPASLSDLTALIGDRRQWVGTHPSDARSWAVLGTAYVEWARRSADTAYYGRAEQALKRSLDVRPGENGNTAAWVGLAELADARHDFATAKKWGETVRARQPKQWTVYPALIDAYSGLGDYKSVNTAVARFTALRAGVPALLQTARMYLARGWREDALANAQDAADRAAAPEQKAECLALLGELAWERGEPQEAVAQYSAALRTDRAHHPSLAGRARALVALGRTDEAQRDYRAALAHLPRPEYMLELGELYESLGLDGEARSQYERLREALAQDDAQGVDNALLRGRYEADHGDPDAAVELLDAAWARSHRSAAVADALGWALHRSGDPSAALEYAAQAVDTGGQNASYAYHLGVIQKALREYGPARRNLEEALRSNPRFSPLAGPAAREALDSLTPPPPVAPHDMRPAPEPEPEPVPAAEAPAPQKAEPQEPEPEPQKPEPKKPEPQKPGPQKPATTPQAPGSR comes from the coding sequence ATGGATGTCATGCCGCAGCAGCCTCCGCAGCCCCCCGAACCGAGCCGCCCTCCCCTTGACGACCCCGCGCTCTACGGCTTCTCCGGCGCCTCCGCGCTCTCCGAGTCGGCGTCACCGGCCGAGCTCCCGCCCCTCTCGCTGCGTACGACGCTGCGCAGGGCGGCCCTGGGTGTGGTGGCGGGTGCGGTGCTGGTGACGGGTGCGGTGGTGGCCGTTCCGGAGGACGGGAAGAAGGCCTCGACGCCGCCCGTGCCCGGCCCGGTCTCGCGTGCGCTGACGGCGACGGCCGCGGGCTCCCCGGCCTCGCTCTCCGATCTGACGGCACTGATCGGGGACCGACGGCAGTGGGTGGGCACGCATCCGTCCGACGCGCGGTCCTGGGCGGTGCTCGGCACGGCCTACGTGGAGTGGGCGCGGCGTTCCGCGGACACGGCGTACTACGGACGGGCCGAGCAGGCGCTGAAGCGCTCGCTGGATGTCCGGCCGGGTGAGAACGGGAACACGGCGGCCTGGGTGGGACTCGCGGAGCTCGCCGACGCCCGGCACGACTTCGCCACGGCGAAGAAGTGGGGCGAGACGGTACGGGCGCGGCAGCCGAAGCAGTGGACCGTGTATCCGGCGCTGATCGACGCGTACAGCGGTCTCGGGGACTACAAGTCCGTGAACACGGCGGTGGCGAGGTTCACGGCGCTGCGCGCGGGGGTCCCGGCGCTCCTGCAGACGGCACGGATGTACCTGGCCCGCGGCTGGCGCGAGGACGCGCTGGCCAACGCCCAGGACGCGGCGGACCGGGCGGCCGCACCCGAGCAGAAGGCGGAATGTCTGGCCCTGCTGGGCGAACTGGCCTGGGAGCGGGGCGAGCCGCAGGAAGCGGTCGCGCAGTACAGCGCGGCCCTGCGGACCGACCGCGCCCACCATCCGTCGCTCGCGGGCCGGGCCAGGGCACTGGTGGCGCTCGGCCGTACGGACGAGGCGCAGCGCGACTACCGGGCCGCGCTGGCGCATCTCCCCCGGCCCGAATACATGCTGGAGCTGGGCGAGCTGTACGAGTCGCTGGGGCTGGACGGCGAGGCCCGCAGCCAGTACGAACGGCTCCGCGAGGCGCTCGCCCAGGACGATGCCCAGGGCGTGGACAACGCGCTCCTGCGCGGCCGTTACGAGGCCGATCACGGGGACCCGGACGCGGCGGTCGAGCTGCTGGACGCCGCGTGGGCGCGCTCGCACCGCAGCGCGGCGGTGGCGGACGCGCTGGGCTGGGCCCTGCACCGCTCCGGCGACCCGTCCGCCGCGCTGGAGTACGCGGCCCAAGCGGTCGACACGGGTGGGCAGAACGCCTCGTACGCGTACCACCTGGGCGTGATCCAGAAGGCGTTGCGGGAGTACGGTCCGGCGCGCCGCAATCTGGAGGAGGCCCTGCGCTCCAACCCGCGGTTCTCACCGCTGGCCGGTCCGGCCGCCCGGGAGGCCCTGGACAGCCTGACGCCTCCCCCGCCTGTCGCCCCGCACGACATGCGGCCCGCCCCGGAGCCGGAGCCCGAGCCGGTGCCCGCGGCCGAGGCTCCCGCACCGCAGAAAGCGGAACCACAGGAGCCGGAGCCGGAGCCGCAGAAACCCGAGCCGAAGAAGCCGGAGCCGCAGAAACCCGGACCGCAGAAGCCCGCGACAACGCCACAGGCCCCGGGCAGCCGCTGA
- a CDS encoding SsgA family sporulation/cell division regulator: protein MHTVVERELELKLVLSPERSIPVPARLTYRTEDPYAVHVAFHIGSDFPVHWTFARDLLVEGVFRPCGHGDVRIWPTKVERHNVIFVALTSPDGNALLEVPSAAVAAWVERTLRVVPPGTEAELLGIDEGLAELLAPLPADDLWMRDPWPSDESQDGEA from the coding sequence ATGCACACCGTCGTGGAACGCGAGCTGGAACTCAAGCTGGTCCTGTCGCCCGAGCGCAGCATCCCCGTACCCGCCCGTCTGACGTACCGCACGGAGGACCCGTACGCCGTGCACGTCGCCTTTCACATCGGCTCCGACTTCCCGGTCCACTGGACGTTCGCCCGCGATCTGCTGGTCGAGGGGGTGTTCCGGCCGTGCGGTCACGGGGATGTCCGGATCTGGCCGACCAAGGTCGAACGGCACAACGTCATCTTCGTCGCGCTGACCTCGCCCGACGGGAACGCGCTCCTGGAGGTGCCGTCCGCCGCGGTGGCCGCCTGGGTGGAGCGGACGCTGCGGGTGGTCCCGCCCGGCACGGAGGCCGAGCTGCTCGGGATCGACGAGGGCCTCGCCGAGTTGCTCGCGCCGCTGCCGGCCGACGACCTGTGGATGCGCGACCCGTGGCCGTCGGACGAGTCGCAGGACGGCGAGGCGTGA
- a CDS encoding glycine betaine ABC transporter substrate-binding protein: MGPRKVRVGLVGAALALLLSGCGLKSGSPMVDDVEPGSVGRGKPLDGASLTVTSKNFSENIILGQMIGLVFKAAGAEVLDRTNLPGSISAREAIVKGDADAMYEYTGTGWITYLGHAKPIPDPLKQWAAVRDQDRRNGVTWLTPSTLNNTYALAISRKNNAKYHLKTLSDVAALAKKDPSAVTICVENEFASRDDGLPGMEKAYGMSLPAANIKKMDAGIIYTQVSKSNSCLLGEVFTTDGRIKAMDLEVLVDNKHFFPNYNAAPVIHTKTFEKYPQIAGLLDPVSKKLTTEVAQVLNAKVDVDGQDPHEVAKDWLIQEGFIKQG, encoded by the coding sequence ATGGGTCCGCGGAAGGTACGCGTCGGCCTGGTGGGGGCGGCGCTGGCGCTGCTGCTCTCCGGGTGCGGGCTGAAGAGCGGCTCGCCGATGGTGGACGACGTGGAGCCTGGCTCGGTCGGCCGGGGGAAGCCGCTGGACGGCGCCTCGTTGACCGTCACCTCGAAGAACTTCAGCGAGAACATCATCCTGGGCCAGATGATCGGCCTGGTCTTCAAGGCCGCCGGCGCAGAGGTCCTGGACCGGACGAACCTGCCCGGCTCGATCAGTGCGCGCGAGGCGATCGTCAAGGGTGACGCGGACGCGATGTACGAGTACACGGGCACCGGCTGGATCACCTACCTGGGCCACGCGAAACCGATCCCCGACCCGCTGAAGCAGTGGGCGGCGGTCCGCGACCAGGACCGCAGAAACGGGGTGACCTGGCTGACGCCGTCCACGCTCAACAACACCTACGCGCTCGCCATCAGCCGGAAGAACAACGCGAAGTACCACCTGAAGACGCTCTCCGACGTCGCGGCGCTGGCGAAGAAGGACCCGTCGGCGGTGACGATCTGCGTGGAGAACGAGTTCGCCTCGCGCGACGACGGGCTGCCGGGCATGGAGAAGGCCTACGGGATGTCGCTCCCGGCCGCCAACATCAAGAAGATGGACGCCGGGATCATCTACACCCAGGTCTCGAAGTCCAACTCCTGCCTGCTGGGCGAGGTGTTCACCACGGACGGCCGGATCAAGGCGATGGACCTCGAAGTACTCGTCGACAACAAGCACTTCTTCCCCAACTACAACGCGGCGCCGGTCATCCACACCAAGACCTTCGAGAAGTATCCGCAGATCGCCGGACTGCTCGACCCGGTCAGCAAGAAGCTGACCACCGAGGTCGCCCAGGTGCTCAACGCCAAGGTGGACGTGGACGGGCAGGACCCGCACGAGGTCGCGAAGGACTGGCTGATCCAGGAGGGGTTCATCAAGCAGGGCTGA
- a CDS encoding winged helix-turn-helix domain-containing protein, translated as MPAPEDGAETPAEAENIHKVDARTLRGLAHPLRLRLLAALREYGPATASGLADRLGESSGATSYHLRQLAAYGFVEDDPERGKGRERWWRAAHRGTIFDSGRFLSHPDPEVRGAVDVVLHEMATAHARELSTWIGTMREWPEEWREGWDISDFQVRLTPDLSEELIRKIHDLIESYRGRVPEGTEGSATVRSHVHFFPRPPE; from the coding sequence ATGCCCGCACCTGAGGACGGCGCCGAGACCCCCGCCGAAGCCGAGAACATCCACAAGGTCGATGCCCGCACCCTGCGCGGACTGGCCCACCCCCTGCGGCTGCGCCTGCTGGCCGCCCTGCGGGAGTACGGCCCCGCCACCGCCTCCGGTCTCGCCGACCGGCTCGGCGAGTCCAGCGGCGCCACCAGCTACCACCTCAGGCAACTGGCGGCGTACGGCTTCGTCGAGGACGACCCGGAGCGCGGCAAGGGCCGCGAGCGCTGGTGGCGGGCCGCGCACCGGGGCACCATCTTCGACAGCGGCAGATTCCTGAGCCACCCGGACCCCGAGGTGCGCGGTGCGGTGGACGTCGTACTCCATGAGATGGCCACCGCACACGCCAGGGAGCTGAGCACCTGGATCGGCACCATGCGGGAATGGCCCGAGGAATGGCGCGAGGGCTGGGACATCAGCGACTTCCAGGTACGCCTCACCCCCGATCTCTCCGAGGAGCTGATCCGGAAGATCCACGACCTCATCGAGAGCTACCGGGGCCGGGTCCCGGAAGGCACCGAGGGATCGGCCACCGTCCGCAGCCATGTGCACTTCTTCCCGCGCCCCCCGGAGTAA
- the hppD gene encoding 4-hydroxyphenylpyruvate dioxygenase, whose amino-acid sequence MTETLHTTPETARQADPFPVKGMDAVVFAVGNAKQAAHYYSTAFGMKLVAYSGPENGSRETASYVLTNGSARFVFTSVIKAATDHGRFLAAHVAEHGDGVVDLAIEVPDARAAYAYAVEHGALGLDEPHEVKDEHGTVVLAAIATYGKTRHTLVERSGYEGPYLPGYAAADPIVEPPAKRTFQAVDHCVGNVELGRMNEWVGFYNKVMGFTNMKEFVGDDIATEYSALMSKVVADGTLKVKFPINEPAIAKKKSQIDEYLEFYGGAGVQHIALATNDIVASVRAMRAAGVQFLDTPDSYYDTLGEWAGETRVPVEILRELKILVDRDEDGYLLQIFTKPVQDRPTVFFEMIERHGSMGFGKGNFKALFEAIEREQEKRGNL is encoded by the coding sequence ATGACTGAGACTCTGCACACCACCCCCGAAACAGCCCGGCAGGCCGACCCCTTCCCGGTCAAGGGAATGGACGCGGTCGTCTTCGCCGTCGGCAATGCCAAGCAGGCCGCGCACTACTATTCGACGGCGTTCGGCATGAAGCTGGTGGCCTACTCCGGACCGGAGAACGGCAGCCGCGAGACGGCGAGTTACGTACTGACCAACGGATCGGCCCGTTTCGTCTTCACCTCCGTCATCAAGGCCGCCACCGACCACGGCCGCTTCCTCGCCGCCCATGTGGCCGAGCACGGCGACGGCGTCGTCGACCTGGCCATCGAGGTCCCGGACGCCCGCGCGGCCTACGCGTACGCGGTCGAACACGGCGCCCTCGGCCTCGACGAGCCGCACGAGGTCAAGGACGAGCACGGCACCGTCGTGCTCGCCGCCATCGCCACGTACGGCAAGACCCGCCACACCCTCGTCGAGCGCTCCGGCTACGAGGGCCCCTACCTCCCCGGCTACGCCGCGGCCGACCCGATCGTCGAGCCCCCGGCCAAGCGCACCTTCCAGGCCGTCGACCACTGCGTCGGCAACGTGGAACTCGGCCGGATGAACGAGTGGGTCGGCTTCTACAACAAGGTCATGGGCTTCACCAACATGAAGGAGTTCGTGGGCGACGACATCGCCACCGAGTACTCCGCGCTCATGTCGAAGGTCGTCGCCGACGGCACCCTCAAGGTCAAGTTCCCGATCAACGAACCGGCGATCGCCAAGAAGAAGTCCCAGATCGACGAGTACCTGGAGTTCTACGGCGGCGCCGGCGTCCAGCACATCGCGCTCGCCACGAACGACATCGTCGCCTCGGTACGGGCGATGCGGGCGGCGGGCGTCCAGTTCCTGGACACGCCCGACTCGTACTACGACACCCTCGGCGAGTGGGCGGGCGAGACCCGCGTGCCCGTGGAGATCCTGCGCGAGCTGAAGATCCTCGTCGACCGCGACGAGGACGGCTACCTGCTGCAGATCTTCACCAAGCCGGTCCAGGACCGTCCGACCGTCTTCTTCGAGATGATCGAGCGCCATGGCTCGATGGGCTTCGGCAAGGGCAACTTCAAGGCCCTGTTCGAGGCGATCGAGCGCGAGCAGGAGAAGCGCGGCAACCTCTGA
- a CDS encoding ABC transporter permease, whose translation MTPNSPLNHESSRRARSEPPVPSSDKDRPPGEHDVKGHAFRDEEEEPAPPPAGPPRRLTWRKLVMMPLGLAIVLVITYLWITHVHLDSIARNSLTGGNVQLRWWQHVRLTAISTFWVLIIAIPLGIALTRRRLRKGAPVVTAVANIGQATPAIGLLALLVIWLGIGPSTAIIGMVIYAVLPVFSNTVAGLKAIEPNLVEASRGIGMSAAGTLTKVELPLAVPLILAGVRTALVLNVGTATLATFVGGGGLGDLITSGIQTQRMPVLVLGSVLTVVLALLVDWLASLVEVALTPRGLEVG comes from the coding sequence ATGACCCCCAACTCACCGTTGAACCACGAATCCTCCCGCCGGGCACGCTCCGAACCGCCCGTGCCGTCCTCCGACAAGGACCGCCCGCCCGGCGAGCACGACGTCAAGGGCCATGCCTTCCGGGACGAGGAGGAGGAGCCCGCCCCGCCACCGGCCGGCCCGCCGCGCCGGCTGACCTGGCGCAAGCTGGTGATGATGCCGCTCGGACTCGCGATCGTGCTGGTCATCACGTATCTGTGGATCACCCATGTCCATCTCGACTCGATCGCGCGGAACTCGCTGACCGGCGGCAATGTGCAGCTGCGCTGGTGGCAGCATGTGCGGCTGACCGCGATCTCGACGTTCTGGGTGCTGATCATCGCCATTCCGCTGGGGATCGCGCTGACCCGGCGCAGGCTGCGCAAGGGTGCCCCGGTGGTCACGGCGGTCGCCAACATCGGGCAGGCGACACCGGCGATCGGCCTGCTGGCGCTGCTGGTGATCTGGCTGGGCATCGGTCCTTCCACGGCGATCATCGGCATGGTGATCTACGCGGTGCTGCCGGTCTTCTCCAACACGGTGGCCGGTCTCAAGGCGATCGAGCCGAACCTGGTCGAGGCCTCGCGCGGCATCGGCATGTCGGCGGCGGGGACGCTCACCAAGGTCGAACTGCCGCTCGCCGTCCCGCTGATCCTGGCCGGGGTGCGCACGGCGCTGGTGCTCAATGTCGGCACGGCGACCCTGGCCACCTTCGTCGGTGGCGGCGGCCTCGGGGACCTGATCACCTCGGGCATCCAGACCCAGCGGATGCCGGTGCTGGTGCTCGGTTCCGTGCTGACGGTGGTGCTGGCGCTGCTGGTGGACTGGCTGGCCTCACTGGTCGAGGTGGCGCTGACGCCGCGCGGACTGGAGGTGGGGTGA
- a CDS encoding ABC transporter ATP-binding protein, producing the protein MSETATGSTDTDGAGTERTTSGATIQLEDLTKHYPGNPNPAVDSVSMDIKAGETVIFVGPSGCGKSTTLKMINRLIEPSSGRIRINDEDVTDIDPVKLRRKIGYAIQSSGLFPHMTVAENIALVPKMVGWSKSKVKDRVEEMLDLVGLDPREFHGRYPRALSGGQQQRVGVARALAADPPVLLMDEPFGAVDPITRDHLQDELIRLQHELHKTIVFVTHDFDEAIKLGDRIAVLRERSHIAQFDTPEAILTNPTDDFVSGFVGAGAALKRLNLTRVRDVEMATFPTVTVDDPLQSIFNKLRSSLHNELLMLDRRNRPYKWLRRGDLMRARGSLARAGQLVHDTVTRDATLHDALEAVLIDSGGRVAVTGRRGEFIGVVDMQTLMNSVHELLEADRLAAIEHQHDLEELRSHQTETELEGGAGA; encoded by the coding sequence GTGTCTGAGACCGCCACCGGGAGCACGGACACCGACGGCGCCGGAACGGAGAGGACCACCTCCGGTGCCACCATCCAGCTGGAGGACCTGACCAAGCACTACCCGGGCAACCCGAACCCGGCGGTGGACAGTGTCTCGATGGACATCAAGGCCGGCGAGACGGTGATCTTCGTCGGGCCGTCCGGCTGCGGTAAGTCCACCACCCTGAAGATGATCAACCGGCTGATCGAGCCGTCGTCCGGGCGGATCAGGATCAACGACGAGGACGTCACCGACATCGACCCGGTGAAGCTGCGCCGCAAGATCGGGTACGCGATCCAGTCGTCCGGGCTCTTCCCGCACATGACGGTCGCCGAGAACATCGCCCTCGTGCCGAAGATGGTCGGCTGGTCGAAGTCGAAGGTGAAGGACCGGGTCGAGGAGATGCTCGATCTGGTGGGGCTCGATCCGCGGGAGTTCCACGGGCGCTATCCCCGCGCGCTCTCCGGCGGTCAGCAGCAGCGGGTGGGCGTGGCACGGGCGCTGGCGGCCGATCCGCCGGTGCTGCTGATGGACGAACCGTTCGGCGCGGTCGACCCGATCACCCGTGACCACCTCCAGGACGAGCTGATCCGGCTCCAGCACGAACTGCACAAGACGATCGTCTTCGTCACCCACGACTTCGACGAGGCGATCAAGCTGGGTGACCGGATCGCCGTGCTGCGGGAGCGTTCGCACATCGCACAGTTCGACACCCCGGAGGCGATCCTCACCAATCCGACGGACGACTTCGTCTCGGGCTTCGTCGGGGCCGGCGCGGCGCTGAAGCGGCTCAACCTCACCCGCGTACGGGATGTGGAGATGGCCACGTTCCCGACGGTGACGGTCGACGACCCGCTCCAGTCGATCTTCAACAAGCTGCGCAGCAGCCTGCACAACGAGCTGTTGATGCTGGACCGCAGGAACCGCCCGTACAAGTGGCTGCGGCGCGGCGACCTGATGCGGGCCCGGGGTTCGCTGGCACGGGCCGGGCAGCTGGTCCACGACACGGTGACGCGCGACGCGACGCTGCACGACGCGCTGGAGGCGGTGCTGATCGACAGCGGCGGGCGGGTCGCGGTGACCGGGCGGCGCGGCGAGTTCATCGGGGTCGTCGACATGCAGACCCTGATGAACTCCGTCCATGAACTGCTGGAGGCCGACCGGCTGGCCGCCATCGAGCACCAGCACGACCTGGAGGAGCTGCGCAGCCACCAGACCGAGACGGAGCTGGAGGGCGGTGCGGGCGCATGA
- a CDS encoding Lrp/AsnC family transcriptional regulator: MAIDHLDGRLIVLLAREPRIGVLEASRRLGVARGTVQARLDRLQSNGVIRGFGPAVDPAALGYPVTAFATLEIKQGQGSDVRAHLAGVPEVLELHTTTGHGDMLCRLVARSNADLQRVIDRVVGFDGIVRASTAIVMENPVPLRIIPLVEQAAEDND; encoded by the coding sequence ATGGCGATCGATCATCTGGACGGGCGGCTCATCGTGCTGCTGGCCCGCGAGCCCCGCATCGGCGTCCTGGAAGCATCGCGCAGACTCGGTGTGGCCCGCGGGACGGTGCAGGCCCGGCTCGACCGGCTTCAGTCGAATGGAGTCATCCGCGGATTCGGCCCGGCGGTCGATCCGGCGGCGCTCGGCTATCCCGTCACCGCGTTCGCCACGCTGGAGATCAAGCAGGGTCAAGGCTCCGACGTACGGGCCCACTTGGCCGGCGTACCGGAAGTGCTGGAGCTGCACACCACCACCGGGCACGGCGACATGCTCTGCCGTCTCGTCGCGCGTTCCAACGCCGATCTTCAACGGGTGATCGACCGGGTTGTCGGTTTTGATGGCATCGTCCGGGCCTCCACGGCCATCGTCATGGAGAACCCGGTCCCGCTGCGGATCATCCCGCTCGTCGAGCAGGCCGCGGAGGACAACGACTGA
- a CDS encoding ABC transporter permease gives MSFWEYLGNRHQQLLTDAYQHVSAVFQCMVIATVLGILIGVVTYRSGWAGSLAITSTATILTIPSLAAIGLLIPLVGLGVAPTVITLTLYGLLPVVRNAIVGLRGVDPALVDAAKGIGMSRLARLCRVELPLAWPPILTGIRVSTQMLMGIAAIAAYASGPGLGNEIFRGIASLGSANAINQVLAGTLGIVILALLFDAAYVLLGRLTIPRGIRV, from the coding sequence GTGAGCTTCTGGGAGTACCTGGGCAACCGCCACCAACAGCTGCTCACCGACGCGTACCAGCATGTCAGCGCCGTGTTCCAGTGCATGGTCATCGCCACCGTGCTGGGCATCCTGATCGGGGTCGTCACCTATCGCAGCGGCTGGGCCGGATCGCTGGCCATCACGTCGACGGCGACGATCCTCACCATCCCCTCCCTCGCCGCGATCGGTCTGCTCATCCCGCTCGTCGGCCTCGGGGTCGCGCCCACGGTGATCACCCTGACGCTGTACGGGCTGCTGCCCGTCGTCCGCAACGCCATCGTCGGGCTGCGCGGCGTCGATCCGGCACTGGTCGACGCGGCGAAGGGCATCGGGATGTCGCGGCTGGCCCGGCTGTGCCGGGTGGAACTGCCGCTCGCCTGGCCGCCGATCCTCACCGGGATCCGGGTCTCCACACAGATGCTGATGGGCATCGCCGCCATCGCCGCGTACGCCTCGGGGCCCGGCCTGGGCAACGAGATCTTCCGCGGCATCGCCTCGCTGGGCAGCGCCAACGCGATCAATCAGGTCCTCGCGGGCACGCTCGGCATCGTCATCCTCGCTCTGCTCTTCGACGCCGCGTACGTACTGCTCGGGCGGCTCACCATTCCAAGGGGGATTCGTGTCTGA